Within Stella humosa, the genomic segment CGAGCACGCGCCGGGCTATCTGGCAGCGTTGGGCTCTGCCGTCGTCTGGGCTGCCTACTCGGTCACCAGCCGGCGCTTCGGCCAGGTATCCAGCGACGCCATCGGCGGCTTCTGCGGGGCGACCGCCGTGCTGGCATTCCTCTGCCACCTCGCCTGGGAGCCCTGGGCGCCGCCTCAGGGCACGCAATGGCTGGCCGTACTGGCGCTGGGCCTGGGGCCGATGGGGCTGGCCTTCTTCGTCTGGGACGTGGGCGTGAAGCAGGGCGACATCCGCCTGCTGGGGGCGCTGGCCTATCTGGCGCCGCTACTGTCGACCTTGGTGCTGATCGCCTCCGGCCGGGCCGAAGCGTCCTCGACCGTGGCGCTCGCCTGCCTGCTGATCACCGGCGGGGCGGCGCTGGCCGCCCGCGAGCGCCTGCGCCGCCGTCCGCCCGCCGCCATCCACGCCAGCGCGCCCACCCCCACCCGGTAGCGGACGGCCGCCGTCGCCTCAGCCCGGTTCCCAGCCCGCGGGCGCCAGTTCAAAGCCGGCGAACTCGAAGGCCGGTGCCACCGTGCAGCCGACCAGCGTCCAGGCGCCGAGACTCTCGGCCGCCTGCCAGGCCCCGGCCGGCACCAGGATCTGCGGCCGCTGCCCGGCCGCCAGGTCATTGCCCAGCACCGGGTCGCTGCGACCGTCGGCGCCCACGATGCCCAGGCGCAGCGGCGCCCCCGCATACCAGTGCCACATCTCGTCGGCATCGACGCGGTGCCAGTGCGAGCGCTCGCCCGCCCGCAGCAGGAAATAGATCGCCGTCATCGCCCCGCGCCCGCCCTCGGCCGGCGCGTGGCGATAGGTTTCGACGAAGCGCCCGCCCTCCGGGTGCGGGCGGAGGCCGAGGGCAGCGATGATCGCCTCGGCCTCCTCCGGCTTCGCCGGACGGTCCCCGCTCAGGTCGGGTCCTTCGGCATGGTCGACGCCATCGACGGGCGGGCGGCGAACTTCTCGTACCAGGCGGCCAGGGTCGGCCGGCCGCGGCGCCAGTCGTCGGCGGCAAAGCGGAAGTCGAGGTAGCCCAGCGTGCAGCCGATGGTGATGGTGCCGATCGTCACGGCGTCGCCCAGCCGGGCCGCCTCTGCCTCCA encodes:
- a CDS encoding cupin domain-containing protein; the encoded protein is MAPRPADPGRLVREVRRPPVDGVDHAEGPDLSGDRPAKPEEAEAIIAALGLRPHPEGGRFVETYRHAPAEGGRGAMTAIYFLLRAGERSHWHRVDADEMWHWYAGAPLRLGIVGADGRSDPVLGNDLAAGQRPQILVPAGAWQAAESLGAWTLVGCTVAPAFEFAGFELAPAGWEPG
- a CDS encoding aromatic amino acid exporter YddG; translation: MIVLSSGRATALGALAILLWSTLALLTTMAGPVPPFLMVALTFAIAFVAALCLWVARGGGIRRRLTWPLPVWGLGVGGLFGFHLLYFVALGNAPPLEANLVNYLWPLLIVVFSALLPGERLRWWHVAGALLGLAGAGLLVTDGGRVAFRAEHAPGYLAALGSAVVWAAYSVTSRRFGQVSSDAIGGFCGATAVLAFLCHLAWEPWAPPQGTQWLAVLALGLGPMGLAFFVWDVGVKQGDIRLLGALAYLAPLLSTLVLIASGRAEASSTVALACLLITGGAALAARERLRRRPPAAIHASAPTPTR